One window of Nitrospira sp. genomic DNA carries:
- a CDS encoding GTP-binding protein: protein MAKAKFERKKPHVNIGTIGHVDHGKTTLTAALTKVCADRGLAKFIP, encoded by the coding sequence ATGGCGAAGGCGAAATTTGAGCGGAAGAAGCCGCATGTGAACATTGGGACGATCGGGCACGTGGACCACGGGAAAACCACGTTGACCGCCGCCTTGACCAAGGTGTGCGCCGATCGCGGGCTGGCGAAGTTCATTCCGT